Proteins from one Triplophysa dalaica isolate WHDGS20190420 chromosome 6, ASM1584641v1, whole genome shotgun sequence genomic window:
- the slc35d1a gene encoding solute carrier family 35 member D1a isoform X1 encodes MLLSQKSKDSFMNCGCSIYFDMSLTFFRTKNSPPEKNSNKDFVLEHVPLCFDDELERQNVKVLTARPPTVHTLPIVSETYPVIYNTYQYQHKPFKSPGLHFLETPKPLLQNCCVLNNKSHSAVIRNTDSMQDPRSKRIGERSIGIPCPQNSPYIGNKTMRARSVHVLLADGNVTKCPNNSPIFVHHHDITSPGVFSNDTRRPPVPFFIPRQRSTQVHVGPVVNGINPIPNHSKRSQSDNINMTTGKLTRCRHVTPPQSQKSVAKQNGTDFLVISKALQSQQKSDQRHDFDTKQHLHEEFGSSEIEKTSHNYEMSQVTDDKHSGLNDESLSRPNSSPKHTLDQAPELSTLDVLHSVDDSNTCSETMGSVNDSETLKSNHDIQWSHAINIPTAESCE; translated from the exons atgCTTTTATCTCAAAAAAGCAAGGATAGTTTTATGAATTGTGGGTGTTccatttattttgacatgtcTTTGACTTttttcagaacaaaaaacagTCCTCCTGAAAAGAACAGTAACAAAGACTTTGTTCTTGAGCATGTCCCACTTTGCTTTGATGATGAGCTGGAGAGACAGAATGTGAAAGTTCTCACAGCTAGACCTCCCACAGTTCACACTCTGCCG ATAGTCAGTGAGACCTACCCTGTGATATACAACACATATCAGTACCAGCACAAGCCCTTCAAAAGCCCAGGATTACACTTTCTGGAAACACCAAAGCCCCTGCTCCAGAATTGTTGTGTCCTAAACAATAAATCCCATTCTGCGGTCATAAGAAACACAGATTCCATGCAAGATCCACGCAGCAAGAGAATAGGTGAGCGAAGTATAGGAATTCCCTGTCCACAGAACAGCCCTTATATTGGGAATAAAACAATGAGGGCTCGTAGTGTACATGTGCTCTTGGCGGATGGAAATGTGACAAAATGCCCCAACAACAGTCCGATTTTCGTCCATCACCATGATATTACCTCACCTGGAGTGTTTTCCAACGACACCAGACGTCCACCAGTTCCTTTTTTCATACCAAGACAGAGAAGTACGCAGGTTCATGTTGGTCCGGTTGTCAATGGCATTAATCCCATTCCCAACCATTCCAAGAGAAGCCAATCAGACAATATCAATATGACTACAGGAAAATTAACCCGCTGCCGTCATGTGACACCACCACAATCCCAGAAAAGTGTAGCCAAACAGAATGGAACTGATTTCCTAGTAATCTCCAAAGCATTACAAAGCCAACAAAAAAGCGATCAAAGGCATGACTTCGATACCAAGCAACACTTACATGAGGAATTCGGGTCCAGCGAAATAGAAAAAACATCTCATAACTATGAGATGTCGCAAGTTACAGATGATAAACATTCTGGGTTGAATGACGAGAGCCTGTCCAGACCCAATAGCTCTCCAAAACATACATTAGATCAGGCTCCAGAACTAAGTACACTGGATGTGTTGCACTCGGTGGATGATAGCAACACATGTTCAGAAACCATGGGCTCGGTAAATGACAGTGAAACCCTTAAATCTAACCACGACATACAGTGGTCACATGCAATAAACATTCCAACAGCTGAAAGTTGCGAATAA
- the slc35d1a gene encoding solute carrier family 35 member D1a isoform X2 has translation MLRICPSEPYNRTKNSPPEKNSNKDFVLEHVPLCFDDELERQNVKVLTARPPTVHTLPIVSETYPVIYNTYQYQHKPFKSPGLHFLETPKPLLQNCCVLNNKSHSAVIRNTDSMQDPRSKRIGERSIGIPCPQNSPYIGNKTMRARSVHVLLADGNVTKCPNNSPIFVHHHDITSPGVFSNDTRRPPVPFFIPRQRSTQVHVGPVVNGINPIPNHSKRSQSDNINMTTGKLTRCRHVTPPQSQKSVAKQNGTDFLVISKALQSQQKSDQRHDFDTKQHLHEEFGSSEIEKTSHNYEMSQVTDDKHSGLNDESLSRPNSSPKHTLDQAPELSTLDVLHSVDDSNTCSETMGSVNDSETLKSNHDIQWSHAINIPTAESCE, from the exons ATGCTCAGAATTTGTCCTAGTGAGCCTTACAACAG aacaaaaaacagTCCTCCTGAAAAGAACAGTAACAAAGACTTTGTTCTTGAGCATGTCCCACTTTGCTTTGATGATGAGCTGGAGAGACAGAATGTGAAAGTTCTCACAGCTAGACCTCCCACAGTTCACACTCTGCCG ATAGTCAGTGAGACCTACCCTGTGATATACAACACATATCAGTACCAGCACAAGCCCTTCAAAAGCCCAGGATTACACTTTCTGGAAACACCAAAGCCCCTGCTCCAGAATTGTTGTGTCCTAAACAATAAATCCCATTCTGCGGTCATAAGAAACACAGATTCCATGCAAGATCCACGCAGCAAGAGAATAGGTGAGCGAAGTATAGGAATTCCCTGTCCACAGAACAGCCCTTATATTGGGAATAAAACAATGAGGGCTCGTAGTGTACATGTGCTCTTGGCGGATGGAAATGTGACAAAATGCCCCAACAACAGTCCGATTTTCGTCCATCACCATGATATTACCTCACCTGGAGTGTTTTCCAACGACACCAGACGTCCACCAGTTCCTTTTTTCATACCAAGACAGAGAAGTACGCAGGTTCATGTTGGTCCGGTTGTCAATGGCATTAATCCCATTCCCAACCATTCCAAGAGAAGCCAATCAGACAATATCAATATGACTACAGGAAAATTAACCCGCTGCCGTCATGTGACACCACCACAATCCCAGAAAAGTGTAGCCAAACAGAATGGAACTGATTTCCTAGTAATCTCCAAAGCATTACAAAGCCAACAAAAAAGCGATCAAAGGCATGACTTCGATACCAAGCAACACTTACATGAGGAATTCGGGTCCAGCGAAATAGAAAAAACATCTCATAACTATGAGATGTCGCAAGTTACAGATGATAAACATTCTGGGTTGAATGACGAGAGCCTGTCCAGACCCAATAGCTCTCCAAAACATACATTAGATCAGGCTCCAGAACTAAGTACACTGGATGTGTTGCACTCGGTGGATGATAGCAACACATGTTCAGAAACCATGGGCTCGGTAAATGACAGTGAAACCCTTAAATCTAACCACGACATACAGTGGTCACATGCAATAAACATTCCAACAGCTGAAAGTTGCGAATAA